CCATCTCTTCCCAACGGATATAATCCCTCATCATCTCAAGTCCCAGCTCTTCATCGTCTACCAAAAAAATACTATACATCAACGTCCCCTCCCTTTGTCTCTTTCTGTCTCTATTATATGTTTTTCCCCCCGTGGGACCATGGTCCATATAAATGAAAGTTATTTTCAAGTATAGATCGTTATTTTACCAACTCCAGCTCGCTATTGAAATAGTAACTTTCGCCTGCTTCGGCATGAAGGATCGTTCTATGGTTGCCCCAACAAATGGCGAATGTTCCCGGCGAGAACGTGTGAATGTTCGTAGAGGTCGGCCTTCCATTCTCCCAAACGATGTCAACCTCGGCATTCCCTTTTGCTCTCAACCCGGTTATCGAGCCGGTGCTCCATGCCTGTGGAAGCGCTGGCAGAAGGTGAATCTCGCCCGCATAACTTTGCAGCAGCATCTCTGCTAAGACCGCTGTACCGCCGAAATTCCCATCAATGACGAAAATATTACTCTCTGCTCCAGCAATTCCGGATTTGGAATAGGTGAACAGATTATCGAAGCACAGGCCGCCGATCAAATGTGAGAGGTGTTTATATGCCGTCTCTCCATCGTGCAATCTCGCAAAACCCAGTCCAAACAAAGCAGCTGTAAATTCAACATCCTCCAGCTCTTCCTGGACCATGCGGTTCTCCAGCGTTACTCGTGCTGCCGCACTGAGTTCCGGTGTATGGTCAGGTGTAATCTGATTGTCCGGATACAGCGCATACATATGAGACAAATGCCGATGCTCCGGCTGCACCTCCTCATAATCCTCCAGCCATTCCTGTAACTGGCCTTTCTTGCCGATCTGTAGAGGTGGAAGCTTGCTAATTGCTTCTTCCAGCTTGCGACCGAGTTCCTCGTCTTTATTCAAAAGTTCAACGGAATGAAGACAAAATTCGAAGAGCCTGCGCACCAGCATCTGGTCCATTGTTGTTCCCATAGACAGCTGCTGTGCCGCCTCTCTCGAATTATCGGGATAAAAATGATTCTCCGGCGAATTGGAAGGACCCGTCACCAGCCAACCGTTCCGAGGATGCTCACACATGTAGTCCAGATAGAAGGCCGCGGATTCCTTAAGTACAGGATAGGCCACATTCTCTAGGAAAACACGATCCTGACTATACTCATAATGCTCAATCAGGTGTGTAGCCAGCCATAATCCGCCTGTAACGTTCAGCCCCCATGAGGTCTCCCACCCAGGCAACGTAAAGCCCCATACATTGGAGAAGACATGAGCGACCCATCCTTCGCATCCATATACATTACGAGCCGTTTCCCTGCCCGCCTGTGCCAGATCCTCAACATACCTAAATAACGGAAGATGGCTCTCTCCAAGATTCGTAATCTCTGTGGGGTAATAATTCATCTGGGTATTCATATCAAGGTGATAATCACAGCTCCAGCCCATTCGGCACGCTTCACCATCATTCCAGATTCCCTGGAGATGGAGTGGCAGCGGTGAGTTCTCACGAGAGCCCGCAATGGTAAGATACCGTCCATATTGAAAAAATAATGCAAACAGCTGCGGATCTTCAATCCCCTCACCCTGCTCCAACAAACGAATGCGTTGGTCTGTAGCCAGACCGGATTTCCCCTTGTGCCCCAACTGTATATCTACCTTGTCATATTGCTCGCCGTAATCACGGATATGATCCTCCCTCAGCAAAGCATACCCCTTCTCCAAAGCCCTCATCAGCGTAGACTCGTTCTCTGTTGCCCACTCCTGATCTGTACGGCGATAATCTGTGCTCACACTAAAATAAATCC
Above is a window of Paenibacillus sp. E222 DNA encoding:
- a CDS encoding glycoside hydrolase N-terminal domain-containing protein yields the protein MNDFTLWYSTPAADWSQGLPLGNGRIGADVMASSHREVWSMSEVTFWSGRIDPEHPSEGGKAALEEMRSYFFSGDYDEGDRLAKQHLQPTKRNFGTHLGLCEVVIDFEKKNSDSDEEGIFQRELDLTQALAGAFWKDDNIMIRREVFASNVDDIVASRVWSEVPGSVTFTLGLQAGTESFKVVALDDNTLEFQGQATENVHSDGTCGVWSKGLVKLVISGGTVASRDGRLTVTGADEAWIYFSVSTDYRRTDQEWATENESTLMRALEKGYALLREDHIRDYGEQYDKVDIQLGHKGKSGLATDQRIRLLEQGEGIEDPQLFALFFQYGRYLTIAGSRENSPLPLHLQGIWNDGEACRMGWSCDYHLDMNTQMNYYPTEITNLGESHLPLFRYVEDLAQAGRETARNVYGCEGWVAHVFSNVWGFTLPGWETSWGLNVTGGLWLATHLIEHYEYSQDRVFLENVAYPVLKESAAFYLDYMCEHPRNGWLVTGPSNSPENHFYPDNSREAAQQLSMGTTMDQMLVRRLFEFCLHSVELLNKDEELGRKLEEAISKLPPLQIGKKGQLQEWLEDYEEVQPEHRHLSHMYALYPDNQITPDHTPELSAAARVTLENRMVQEELEDVEFTAALFGLGFARLHDGETAYKHLSHLIGGLCFDNLFTYSKSGIAGAESNIFVIDGNFGGTAVLAEMLLQSYAGEIHLLPALPQAWSTGSITGLRAKGNAEVDIVWENGRPTSTNIHTFSPGTFAICWGNHRTILHAEAGESYYFNSELELVK